Proteins encoded together in one Myotis daubentonii chromosome 17, mMyoDau2.1, whole genome shotgun sequence window:
- the LOC132220151 gene encoding large ribosomal subunit protein uL23-like: protein MAPKAKKEAPAPPKAEAKAKALKAKKAVLKGVHSHKKKKIRTSPTFRRPKTLRLRRQPKYPRKSAPRRDKLDHYAIIKFPLTTESAMKKIEDNNTLVFTVDVKANKHQIKQAVKKLYDIDVAKVHTLIRPDGEKKAYVRLAPDYDALDVANKIGII from the coding sequence ATGGCACCGAAAGCTAAGAAggaagcccctgcccctcccaaagccgaagccaaagcaaaggctttgaaggcaaagaaagcagtgTTGAAAGGCGTCCACAGCCACAAAAAGAAGAAGATCCGCACGTCACCCACTTTCCGACGGCCAAAGACACTAAGGCTCCGGAGGCAGCCTAAATACCCTCGGAAGAGCGCACCCAGGAGAGACAAGCTTGACCACTATGCCATCATCAAATTCCCCCTGACGACCGAGTCAGCCATGAAGAAGATAGAAGACAATAATACACTAGTGTTCACTGTGGATGTCAAGGCCAACAAGCACCAGATCAAACAGGCTGTGAAGAAGCTCTATGACATCGACGTGGCCAAGGTCCACACCCTGATCAGGCCTGATGGCGAGAAGAAGGCATATGTTCGACTGGCTCCTGACTATGATGCTTTGGATGTTGCCAACAAAATTGGAATCATCTAA